The Candidatus Hydrogenedentota bacterium nucleotide sequence ATTCGGAGTCCGGCTCGACGATGACGGCCTTTTTCCACTGGGCGGCGGCCTCCTCCTGGCGGCCCAGCTTGTGGAGGGTGTTGCCGAGATAGAGGTGCGCCCGGGCGTAGCCGGGGTCCTCCTCCAGGGCCTTCATAAAAGCCTCCTCCGCCTTGAGGTATTCGTGGCGGTTGTAGCGCTCTGTCCCGTGCATGGTCGCCTTGATGGCCGCCTTGCGCTGGGAGGTCGTTGATCTGCCCATGATGCTCTTCCCTT carries:
- a CDS encoding tetratricopeptide repeat protein, with the translated sequence MGRSTTSQRKAAIKATMHGTERYNRHEYLKAEEAFMKALEEDPGYARAHLYLGNTLHKLGRQEEAAAQWKKAVIVEPDSESAEKARQKLDGISSGLRGATRNLEEWLRR